The Hordeum vulgare subsp. vulgare chromosome 4H, MorexV3_pseudomolecules_assembly, whole genome shotgun sequence genomic interval agaatttTTTTAAAAACTCCGTACAACTTTGAAAGCCCGAAGAAATTTATAAAGGACGAACACTTTATGAATttcgagaacaaattttgaaattaagaatttttttaaagaaatctGAACAAACTTGGAAGTGCgaataattttttaaagcacaatttttttaaatcttgcgataaaatttttgaaacggaaaataattttgaaaaaacCGAAATtttttggaagcgcgaacaattttttaaagcacgaacgtttttagaatcttgagaacaaattttgaaacgaataatttttttgttaaatcctgaacaaatttggaaccGCGAACAATTTTAAAAGAACAGGAACATATTTCTAATTCGTGACAAAAAATTTAAATTGTGATTCGTTTTTTGAAAATGAGAGATTTTTTTAAAACGAACATATTTTGTAAATTTCGATTTTTGTAAACGGGAATATTTTCCGAATTtgcgaacaaattttgaaataacaaacattttttaaactgtgaaaataataaaacatgaagaaatttcaaattcgtgaacaaaattataaaagtgtgaacatttttttgaattatgaACAAAATTTAAAAGAACAGGAACATATTTCTAATTCGTGAACACAATTTTAAATTTGTGATTTGTTTTTCTAAAATGAGGGCATTTTTTGAAAACACGAATATTTTCTGAAATTTCGGATTTTCCTTTGAAAAtgggaacatttttgaaaatttgaacttttttcaaatctgtgaacaaattttgaaaaaggaaacatttttaaattgtgaacaaattttcaaacatgaacaaatttcagATTTGTGAACAAAACTATAAAAgtgtgaatattttttgaattgtgaTTTTTTTGTAAACGTGGACAatttttgaattgtgaacaatTTTTGACACATGTACAAATTTCAAATTCATAAACAAAATTAGAAAATTATGAATACTTTTCGAATCTGCTAGcaaattttgaaacggagaacaTGTTTCCAATTGTGAGCAAAATtttaaaattatgaacattttttgaatctgcgaacaaattttgaaactgagCACATTTTGTGAATTGTAAAGAAATTTTAAAATAAGAAtaaatttcaaattcatgaacaaaattgtaaattatgaacatttttcgaatttaaagaacattttctgaaaatatAGAACATTTTTCTAAATCGAAAACATGTTAAAAAATCCAGGAcaattttttaaaacagaaacagaaaagaaaaaaagaaaccgAAAAAAAGAGACAGAAAAACCATTTCAGAAAACCTTCTAGAAGTGGGCTAAATGCTAAATGGGCCAGCCCATTTAAATTCGCTAGCTCCCTTCCCTGTGCGAAGCCCGACGCCGCTTAGGAAATTCCCTGCGACCCCGTCGCGGTGTCCTCCGTCCAACTCCGGCAGCTTCTCCCGGCCGGCGCTCCCTCGCCTTCCTCTCCTTCCTAGACCCCGCCACGACCGAACTCCCATCCCATGGGGGCTTCCGAATCTCTACTGGccaggcagcagcagcagcgaccGCAGTGGGCGGACGAGATCACGACGGTGTCCGACGGCCGGCGCGACGCCGTGGACGAAGACCCTCTCCTCCGCCGCATCCGGTCACTTACCATCGTAAGAACATGATTTCCCCGGCCCTTTTCTCCTCGCTGTGGTTTTTTACTGCTAATTTACCTTTTGATTGGGGATTTTGAAGGCCCCGCCGCTGTTGAGCAGTCAGCCAGCGGCGGGCTCGGAGACGGAGACCAGCTTCACTGACATCCTTGTCCGGAAACCCTCCGGATCCTCCTCAGCCGCCTCTGGTGAATAAGCGACATGCTGCAATTTTGGTCAGAGTATTGGGAATGAGACGCTGTGGAAACCTATACTTGAAATCGTGCAGCGAATTAGTTGGATCTATCATAGGTGTTGGTACGAGCTCATTGATTTCTTGGTGATTATCTGTAGGCAATTTGAGCCCAAATCTGATGTTTGAGCTTTTCGCCATGTACCGTGAATGGCAAGAAGAGATGGCCAAGGAAATCAGTGGAAGACAGGTAGGTACGAAATTTGTTTGATGTTGTTTACAAAGAAACAGTAACTTGCAGAAGATATTTCTCACTGAGCTAAATGGAGGCAATTGCGTATCATCTCATGCTATATTGTGGCAATTGGATAGGATATAGCGCTTTCAGGGTACTTATCAATGTTTAgaaatcttcttctgtttctgtCGGAGATAACATATCGCTTCATGGATTGGTGCTTGTTCTGTTTGCTGACACTTGGATGTCCATAACTTGGTTTCTCGAGCTATGAATTTAGCACTTGTATCACATTTCTATCACATGTTAAACTGATGGTTTTGCTATAACCCTCCATTCAAATTAATAAAACCATTGGCATCGCACTTTGCTTATAGAGTATAGAGTAGATACCGAACGATGCACTTAGAAAGTGCGATACATAACTTAACTGACTAATTCTAAGTGCTCATGGAGTCATGGTATTTATCTATTACTTAGAACAAAGCTGAAGAGATTTGGTATTGTAAATTTTACAATTCATGCCTTCTATTGTCAGCTATTTTATAGAGAGGAACTCTTTTTACTGCAGGGAGAGCTAGAAAATAAGATAGAAACGGCAGATGCATTGGCTGTTAAACTTCTCCAGCGGTTCAATTACTCCGTTACTTCGATGAGATCAACCTCTCACAATCTTGCTGAAGGTAACCAATGCAGTGTTTTATTAGGTAGATAGAACAATCAATTGAGAAACTGGAACTATTCACTGACATTGCATTATGAAATATTCGCAGTTCATCCGCTGCAGGTGGAAGTTGGTGAATTGAAGGGCAGGTTAACTGAAGTAATAAGTAATTGCGACGCACTGTGCAAGAGGATTACTGCAGAAGGGCCAGAAAGTTTGCGAAGGTCTGTTGAACCTTTCACCACTGGCATACTGGGGACCGGAGGTGGATCCCCTGACCCAAAAGACCAGCCCTGAGGACACAAATATGCCTGATTGTCTGAACAGCTGGTGATATAAAAGGCATTGCAGGGAACTACGTAGATAGCACGGGAGGATGTCCATCCGAAGATGTGCCAGATGTGCCATGAGACTTCTCTAGATTGATTGGATTATTGGTATCCTTTCGTTGGAATTCAGTCTCTCCTGTTGTAGACTTGTAGTGCTTAACTTTCTTTGTGCGTAGGTGTGTGGTGTATACGGTCGGTTTTAATATCCTGAACGCATGGGCAGTATTCGTTCGTGGCTTCTTGTACCTCTTTTTCAAGCAGATTTGGTCATTCGTTCTCCATAGATTTGTACATTGGCTGCTCTGTTCAGTTtccccttgtgtgtgtgtgtgtgtgtgtgtgtgtgtgagagagagagagagagagagagagaaagaaagcacaaatgtaagacgtttttgcaCTTTAATTTAAACTGCAAACGTTTGTTTACAAGGGAGTATGTCACATCAAACTACAATAGTTGAGGCAACTACAAacgttttctttttgtttttttacaGGAAACAATGTAAAATAAAGTAAGTAATGGTCCAAATAGTTCTGCATTTCCTCCATGCAGTATCCGAATGAGTTTTCTCATAATCTGTTTGTAATTCGACTGGGAAATGAATAGTTGTGTGTTATAGGTCTAAACTATTTTACGTGTCGTTGATACTGAATATTTTTTGCAACACAAATTTGACTATCCAAATTAATTCTTTGACCACTAGTTGATTCAACAGTATGTTAGAGTTTCGCAACAACAAAAAATAGTATATTAGAGTTGCTCTATAATATAagacgtactccctccgtcccaaaattagtgtcacaactttgtactagctctagtacaaagttgtaatgAGATTAAGACACTTATTTAGGGATGAAGGGAGTATTACTTTACTATCCAACTTAGTGCTTTGTTGAAGCAGAAGAAAAAAGTTGAGGAAACCCATGGGCTAAGCCCATTATGTGATTTTGAGGATGCGCCTATACCTTTGGACACTAATATAGTCCGAACATCAGGTTAGAGAGGTAACCCGAGGAAACGATCGTTTCCCGAAATCACTAATTAAGGGGTATACCTTGCGAAGGTCACCCTCCTCTTCTCTCGTCATGACAAATAGTACACAGCATACGCGTCATTTGTCGCAACCAGTAACTTTAGCTTTTTTCCTTAGATTCTCTTTTTAAAACATTTTATCTTTTGAATTGTGCATCAAATCACAAACCATTTTCACCGTTTGATTtctatcatcaagatctttgaatTGGATCCCATCTTAATAGATTTCGACAAACTTTTCTTTCGGGAAATACTAATAAACAGAAATaaagaaagtaaaaaacaaaaaacaaaaatcagaagaaataaaagaacaaaaaaagaaCAGAAGAAAAAAGGGAACCTCGAAGTGGAATTCTGTTTTTTTTCACTTTTTTCAGAACCCCATGATGTGATTTTCCCTTTTTGGAAAACGTAGATGTGCTTTTCCTTTTCGGGAAGCACGGTCATGTTCTTGCAGAGGCACACTGCGGTATTCCCTTTACGAGAAGCATAGTTGTACTTCCTGCAGAAGCACAACTATTCTTTTTAAAAAGAACAaatgttatttattttttggaAGCACGTGTGCTTCATGTGACATAAATAaaccaaataaataaataaaaacatagGGAATCCAAGcataatttgaaaacaaaagaaactaAAAGAATGAAAAAGAACCTGAAAATGCGTGTAGAAAAGAGAAAATGTTATGTTCCCGCGGGGTGCACCCAACAAGCGACACTCGGTGGCGGCTGGATGCACCAAGTGGCGCACTCCACCAAAAGTGCCCGTTGGGTTCCTTCCTAAAGGGATACCCCTTATTTAGTTGCTCTCATCATTTCCTTGGCCAAACCTCAATCGCCTCCCTCATGTGTTCTCTCCAGTGAGGGTTTAGAGTGACGACAACATGGCTGATTGTTGAAATATTCCTGGATGATTTTTTAATTTACAAAACCTCTTTTAATGATTGCTTGAACAACCTTGATCAAATTATATAGAGATgtaaagaaactaatcttgtctcgaatttggagaagtgtcaatttatggtgaatgaaggtatagaccttcggcataaaatttctgaaaggggtattgaggtggataaagctaaagttgatgcaattgagaaaatgtcatgccctaaagatatcaaaggtattagaagtttcctaggtcatgttggtttataTAGAAGGTTCATAAAAAagttactaaaatttccaagccacttactaatcttttgcaaaaagaTGTCCCAtttatttttgatgatgattgtgtagaagcctttgaaatacttaaggaaGTCTTAATATCTGCACCCATGTTTCAACCACGTgactggaacctaccctttgaaataatgtgtgatgctagtgattttgttgttggtgctctactaggacaaagagtcgataagaagttcaatgttattcattatgctagtaaaaccctacacagtgctcaaaagaattataCTACTACTGAGAAAtagtttttagcagttgtgtttgtttgtgataaattcagatcttatattgttgattttaaAGTAACCATTCACACCTAtcttgctgctattaaatatgtgatggaaaagaaagatgctaaacctagactggttaggtgggttcttttactacaagagtttgatttgcttaTTGTTGATAAAAGTGAGCCAAAAACCATGTAGCAGATAATTGTCTAGGATGAAAAATActattgatgacccactacctattgatgatagttttccagCTCAGCAATTAGCTGTTGTAAATCCTTCTACTTCACGCAATAAtccttggtatgcagattatgctaattacgttgttgctaaatatataccatctagttacacataccaacaaaagaaaaaattattcTTTGAAGACATTATTTTTGGGATGACCAACATTtaaataaagaaggagtagataatGTTATTAGGCCATGTGTgcctgagcatgaataggaataaatcctatagaagtgtcattccaaagcgtacggaggacaccatgccggaGACAAAACTGTGCATAAGGTATTAGAGTCTGGTTTTTACTGGCCTACTcccttcaaggatgcacgtaaatTTTTTCTTTATTGTGATGAATGTAAAAGAATTGGTAATGTTGGtatacgtcaggaaatgcctatgaatagtTCACTTGTTATCGAAccattcttattatttcaaaaaaaaaacttgctgtggggggtttcccttgcagttttccttcaaaaaaaatcattttatgTTTGGAGTTTTGTTTATATGGGACAtaatccttcctctaatgggtatactcatattttagttgatgACGATTATGTTACAGAtattaaatatgatgttaaccataggatTGTCTCAACTTACCATCCTCGGTCAAGTGGTGCATTCCATAAACTCTTAGCTAAATATGATGATAGGATTGTCTTAacatatcatcctcagtctagtggtcaagttgagttgagtaatagagaAAGAAAGTTAATTTTGCAAAAAATCTTCAATAGTTCAAGGaaaaattggtctaagaaacttgaggaTGCATTGTGGGCATACAGACTGCGTATAAaattcctatgggtatgtctccatataaaatggtctatggaaaagcttggcATTTACCTATAGAATTGGAACATCAAGCTTATTGGATAATTAAAGAACTAAAccatgattttaaacttgccggttaaaagaggttatttgatattagctcgctagacgaatggaggacacaagcttatgaaaatgacaagttgtttaaagaaaaagttaaaagatgacatgacaaaagaatacaaaaatgggAATTTAATGTCGGTAACCAAGTCCTATTATACAATTCCCGCTTCTGATTTtctgcaggaaagcttctctctaaatgggaagggccataCATCATTGAAGAAGTTTATCGCTCTcgagctatcaagatcaacagtgtCGAGGGCACAAATCCTAAGGTAgttaatgggcaaagaattaaatattatatttcaggtacacccattAAAAAGTAAACCAACACTATCCAAATAATGATACCGTAggaacacataagagagaccttccaAAACGCTCCAGAATCCTGAAAAAGAGTAGGTATGTGGTACGATAAGTAAACGGATCAAAAAGCTCCATAAAGTAGTTATTTCTCGTTTCGAAATGtataaaaaataggaaaataaaaaagaaccATGAACGTGCACGAGGGAGCGATGAGCTCCCGGGGTGCGCCCTACTCCCCAGGGTGCGTCATGTGAGCTCGTGACTCCCCCTTGGACTTTCCCGGTTACTTGTCCTCCACgggaaaatttcattatatatactcctcgCTGTTTTGACTATTGTATTGTAAATTTTTCCTGTGTTCTTGCTATTTCCTAACAAATCTTGGTCGTCAAGTTCCCCATGGTTCCCCGAAGGCTTCATACCAAGAAATAAATCGTACAACCCTCTCCCAGGAAATATCCCTTCAACAAGGTCTACTATGAGTGGTCGTCCGAAGAGGAAGACATTATTGAGCAAGAGGAAGTCATGAAGGTCACTGGTGGGCAGATCGATGACGACAGAGATAAATCAGTAACCATGGTGGATGCTACAAAAAGGGAGACATACTACAAACGCTTAGTTATAATCTTTCTTTACCTTAAATTGATGCATTAAACTCTATGGAAGCAATCTTTGCCCAAAACACATCGCTTAGTCATGACCTTATCTTATTGGAGGAGCAGAACCATGCTCTTCGAAGGATCAACAGTTATGTGGAATACTTGCCTTTGAAGGACAAGACCATCACTTCACCAGCACTATCGCCCAAGAAGGAAACTTGATTACATGAGTATGGGCACCAcctttagcttgttccaagcttggggaggtGCCCCAATATCATATCACTATCACTTTGCCATCATTAcctatcttagtttgatctttagtttCTTTTATCGTTTAGAAGAATAAAGTTCTAGCACGATTTAGCTTCGAGTGCTTGttttgtgatctatctatctatgtaatcgagtgtgaGAGTTATACAACAAAGAGTAGTTTGATTTTGGTTGCTTTACCTTCCCACTTCAATCTTAGCAACGAAAAGAATAAAAAGATAatatgctaatcccatggggagtaatgacttcacagaaAAGAAGTATGATTGATAAAAATTGTTGGAAGTCGACAAACATAGCCTTGGTCTGATGCAATTCATGGAAAAGTAATAATGAAAGAGAGCTCTCACATATAAATAATTctttgacatcttttatgattgtgagcacccaCTAAATATACTATGTTTTATCAactagttgatgttggacaaggaagccaACGCAATGATTTATGTTTTCTTATATTCACATATAAGTTATATtggcatggatcctctaacatgtggtgcttactCATAatctttgctagcccaaaaaaattcactaagtagagatactctttgtgcatccaaaaactctTAAACCCGGTTTCctaccatgtgagtccaccatatctacctatggattgaataagatccttcaactaagttttcatcggtgcaaaagcaataaaaattgctcctaaacatgtatgatattttattgtaaggggaaataagctttgtacgaacttgtgatggcaaagaaataaaagcgacatagTGTGTAATAAAGGTTGTTAtggcaaggggcaatataaagtggcgttcctttccattaagagtttgcacattgaAACAAAAATgctcatgacaacctctgcttccctgtgcaAAGGGTCTATCTTTTACTTTATAGTACTTACATCTAcgcaagagtcaataatgttcatccctattcTACTCTCAGTTATCCTCCACTTGGCAAGCCTCATGTGGTAGGGAAAGATCCAGACAAATATATCCAGTTGGATGCAGGTAATCATGATttactattgttgacattatccttgagataaATACGTTAGGAGGTGAAAACTATAAACCTCCATCTTCCTATGTGTGTGACTAAAACTTGTTGCTCCATAAATATGacttgagtgttagcaatcatagaatactaaaTGATATCTCAGTATGTGAACTTTCTAAACAAAGGTCTTACCTGGACTCTTTCTGAAAATATGATGGATTccaattgtttcaatgactaagatcatagtttgttagttttcagtgAAGTTTATGGTTTATAGTTTAGCTTGTGAATGAATCATTACttgttcatgagaagttttatgatgcTATATTGTTTctatgataatgataatgatgctttcatgtccgtattttattttatcgacacctctctctctaaacatgtggtcatgattaTGGAGTtcgtctttcgcttgaggacaagcggggtctaagcttgggggagttgatacgtccattttgcatcatgttttcctattgATATTTGTTATGTTTTGAGtcattatttcactttatgatgtgaTCATAATaccttttatttattattttgcaAGTTCAACGCAAAGAAGGAGATTGCCAGCAGCCGGAATTCTGGACCAGAATAGGCTACACAACAGTTGGATATTCTGAACAGCtctaaatgacctgaaaatttatagagaattattttggaatatataaaaatactggtggaagaattaccaGAGGGGGACTTGCAAGGGAGTCACGAGCTCACATAGTGTTCTCTACCCCCTCGGCACGCCATGCAGGCTCGTGGCTCCACCAGCAGGCCCATGTGGCCCATCTTCACATATAGGATGCTATtttatctagaaaaaatcataagaagaCTTTAGGGTTTATTCTTCGGTGGagtgattgtgtgtgtgtgtgtggggggggggggttccctcCGAGAggaggaaatcgaagccatcgtcatcaccagcgcTTTCCTCCATCGTGAATGGATCGGTCTTCATCAACTTCTTCACTAGAACCATCCCATATCAGactctagttcatatcttgtattcaATCGTTGTCtcagaacctcagattggtacgtgtgggttgccagtagtgttgatcacatctcgtagttgatgcttgttggtttatttggtggaagattatatgttcatatccttaagcATATTCAATACACCTTTGATATTGAACATGAAAatggtttgtgagtagttacttttgttctcaaGGATATGGGAGAAGTCGTGTTCTCAAGGATGGGTTGCAAGAgtaatagaagcttaaaccctaatttatgtgttattccataaggggctgatttggatccatatgtttcatgctatggttagacttatctTAATACTTTgtccgtagttgtggatgcttgcaagagggggttGATGTCTACttcgcaactttattcttgtggatgttgttgggcctccaagtgtagagttttgtaggacaacaatttttttgcctcaagtggatgacctaaggtttattaatccgtaggatgaaggtggtctctctcaaacaaccctacaatcaaatacaagaattctcttgtgtccccaacacacccaatacaatggcaaattgtataggtgcactagttcggcaaagagatggtgatacaactgtagtatggatagtagaaatagtttttttaatctgaataaacaaaaacagcaaggtaaaaaacGGTAAACAATGATCAAAACATTCTATAAATGCTtcaaaataaggcctagggttcatactttcactagtgcaatctctcaacaatgataacatagtagaatcatatgaccatccctcaacgtgcaacaacgaatcactccaaagttcatatctagcagagaacataagatgaaattattgtaggtagtagaaccacctcaaagttattctttccgatcaatcttttgtgctattcctataagtgtcacaaataaccctagagttcatacgagaataacacccatgatacatatcaatgaaccctaatgtcacctagatactccaatgtcatctcaagtatccgtgggttaattatatgacatgcatcaaacaatttcagattcatcatattcaatccaacacaaagaacttcaaagagtacccgaaGATTTTTGTCGAagaacgtagtatgaaaacgtgcaatcaacccctatgcatagatccccaaggtcatcaGAATCcttaagttgatgccataacatatatcaagtaaaccagtagaataccccattgtcatcatgagtatccacatgcaagacatacatcaagtgttctcaaatccaatattgaactcaacataacgagatgtcaaagggaaagattaaattcagcacatcaagatagcaagggaagaacaccatatcatCCAACTATATAAAAAAAACACGTGATACATCACgaccatgacatctcaagaacacaagagagatagagagagatgaaacacatagctacttgtacacaccctcagccccgagggtgaactactccctcctcgtcatggcctgtgTCGAGATGATGGAGAAGGCcaccggtgatgatttcccctttcCGACGAGGTACTGGTcaaagtgcaatcatgcccttgTATCATATTTTGATGTTGATGACAATGTACATGTAGAGTAATAATGTTGCGTGTCAAGTAAATCTCAGGTATTAGTCCTCGAATCTCAATATGTGTGGATCACGGACGCCTGGAATTATTATGAGTTGAAAAGGAAGGACCAAAAAGGTTTAcgaatatcatttttattttgttcttgagtatagggatcccgcactattaagagggggtcgatTGGGTTAGCAAGAGACATGCTAAAGTGAATTCAAACTCCTtacttcgtctgcaccatatatatatatatatttctgtcATGCTCCTCTATGATGGCCGGATATCCGGGAGGCCATTCACTCAACGGATTTCTGAGCACTATCCCGGATATCTGGCCCACCCGGCTATCCATAGCGCGTCAGTTTCGCCAGATATGGATCGGATGTCCGGCTCGCTGCCAGATGTCCGGGACCCCGGATATTCGAGCCCTCGGCCAGAGTTCCGACTCACACAATGCTAGTACCATGGCTCTGTGATGAAGTAATATGCTGGATGTCCGGCAATAGGCCGGATGTCCAAGAATTATCAGATAGGCCGGATGTGCGGGCCATCCCGAGATGTCCGACTCCCGTGTCGTTTCTCTGTGGCTTAGTGTATCATGTGCACACTTCATAGCCGTTGGATGTCCGGCCCTTGGTCGTGATGTCCGGCCTTAGACTGTCACTTACACTACAACGACCATATTTGCACACACACTATATATA includes:
- the LOC123451082 gene encoding uncharacterized protein LOC123451082; this encodes MGASESLLARQQQQRPQWADEITTVSDGRRDAVDEDPLLRRIRSLTIAPPLLSSQPAAGSETETSFTDILVRKPSGSSSAASGNLSPNLMFELFAMYREWQEEMAKEISGRQGELENKIETADALAVKLLQRFNYSVTSMRSTSHNLAEVHPLQVEVGELKGRLTEVISNCDALCKRITAEGPESLRRSVEPFTTGILGTGGGSPDPKDQP